In Malus sylvestris chromosome 16, drMalSylv7.2, whole genome shotgun sequence, the following are encoded in one genomic region:
- the LOC126608184 gene encoding uncharacterized protein LOC126608184, with the protein MSSSAMNPSSMNLNTVEPLTGINYKKWKQDLEIVLGVMDWDLALRTEEPPMPTDGSTSSQRSKYEKWQKSNRISLMIIKRSMTDVVRGGFPDATNAKEFLASIEEKYKESPKSETGLHNKENTK; encoded by the exons ATGTCTTCATCAG CCATGAATCCTAGctccatgaacctcaacactgTTGAACCACTTACTGGTATCAACTATAAGAAATGGAAACAGGATCTAGAGATCGTGCTGGGAGTCATGGATTGGGATTTAGCACTCAGAACTGAAGAGCCTCCTATGCCGACAGATGGGAGCACATCCAGCCAACGGtccaagtatgaaaaatggCAAAAATCAAACAGGATTTCCCTGATGATTATCAAGAGGAGTATGACTGATGTGGTTCGAGGTGGCTTCCCTGATGCTACTAATGCCAAGGAATTTCTTGCATCCATCGAAGAAAAGTACAAGGAGTCTCCAAAATCCGAGACAG GACTTCATAACAAAGAGAACACCAAATAA
- the LOC126608174 gene encoding aspartic proteinase CDR1-like produces MAGLFAKSASLSLINLVIFLYLSCLTTNLTASTTTTSAVKTPSRFATKLIHRDSALSPYYNPNATIKDRAISTLKRSRARLACLGAKAGFSSDDDTRAGLVAEDSGAQFMANFSIGEPPVPQLLTIDTGSNLLWVQCLPCTKCFEQTSPIFYPSKSSTYTPLPCSSPYCTISPSDKCDPSNNCKFSHTYFDSTKVAGLIGTEVFTFETSDEGISTVPNVVFGCAQDNDGYNGQPSGIIGLGPSNISLANHMGSKFSYCIGSIRDPNYPHNQLVLGDGAKIEGTSTPLEVYNELYYLTLESISLAERRLEINPEIFKRTESGSGGTVIDSGTTVSFLATGAYYVLRDEVRKLLDGRLEKVEEPGVPSGLCYKGNIREDLTGFPDVVLNFAGGAEVGLDVESAFQDYGEGEFCMAVQLSPEGSDLNVVGIMAQQHYNVAYDLAASQVYFQRIDCQLLDD; encoded by the coding sequence ATGGCAGGCTTATTTGCAAAATCTGCTTCCCTCTCTCTTATTAATCTTGttattttcttatatttatCATGCTTAACCACCAATCTCACGGCCTCCACGACCACAACTTCCGCCGTCAAAACACCAAGCCGTTTTGCCACAAAACTCATTCACCGTGATTCGGCTCTCTCTCCGTACTACAATCCTAATGCAACCATCAAAGATCGTGCTATAAGCACATTGAAACGCTCCAGGGCACGTTTAGCATGCTTGGGAGCAAAGGCCGGTTTTTCCAGTGACGATGACACCCGTGCTGGTCTTGTTGCCGAGGACAGTGGAGCACAATTTATGGCCAATTTCTCAATCGGTGAGCCACCAGTTCCACAGCTCTTAACCATAGACACAGGGAGCAACCTCTTGTGGGTTCAATGCCTTCCTTGCACCAAGTGCTTTGAACAAACAAGTCCGATTTTTTACCCTTCCAAGTCCTCTACATACACCCCATTACCATGCTCATCCCCATATTGCACAATTTCCCCTAGTGACAAATGTGACCCCTCAAACAATTGCAAATTCTCTCACACATACTTTGATAGCACCAAAGTAGCTGGACTTATTGGGACCGAAGTTTTCACTTTTGAGACGTCCGACGAAGGCATTAGCACTGTCCCGAATGTTGTTTTTGGTTGTGCCCAGGACAATGATGGTTACAACGGGCAGCCTAGTGGAATAATTGGTCTAGGCCCTTCAAACATATCTTTGGCAAACCACATGGGGTCAAAATTCTCTTATTGCATCGGTAGCATAAGGGATCCTAACTACCCTCATAACCAGTTAGTCTTAGGCGATGGTGCAAAGATAGAAGGCACTTCAACTCCACTAGAAGTCTACAATGAACTTTACTATCTAACCCTAGAGAGCATCAGCCTCGCGGAAAGGCGGCTTGAGATCAATCCGGAAATCTTCAAGAGAACAGAATCAGGCTCGGGTGGAACAGTCATCGATTCCGGAACAACAGTATCCTTCTTAGCTACAGGTGCATACTATGTGCTTAGAGATGAAGTTCGGAAGTTGCTTGATGGAAGATTGGAAAAAGTGGAAGAGCCCGGTGTTCCTTCAGGTTTGTGCTACAAGGGGAATATAAGGGAAGATTTAACAGGGTTTCCAGATGTTGTGTTGAACTTTGCAGGTGGGGCTGAAGTAGGGTTAGACGTAGAGAGCGCTTTTCAAGATTATGGTGAGGGTGAGTTTTGCATGGCAGTGCAACTGTCTCCTGAGGGCAGTGACTTGAACGTTGTTGGGATTATGGCGCAGCAACATTACAATGTTGCCTATGATCTTGCTGCAAGCCAGGTTTATTTCCAGAGGATTGATTGTCAACTTCTTGATGATTAA